Proteins encoded in a region of the Triticum dicoccoides isolate Atlit2015 ecotype Zavitan chromosome 3A, WEW_v2.0, whole genome shotgun sequence genome:
- the LOC119268328 gene encoding ribulose bisphosphate carboxylase large chain: protein MRQRDRFLFCAEAIYESQAETGEIKGHYLNAVAGTCEEMIKRAVFARELGVPNVMHDYLTGGFTANTTLAHYCRDNGLLLHIHRAMHAVIDRPKNHGMHFRVLAKALHMSGADHIHSGTVVGKLEGERKMTLGFVDLLRDDFIEKDRARGIFFTQDWVSMPGVIPVASGGIHVWRMPALTEIFGNDSALQFGGGTLGHPWGNAPSAAANRVASEACVQARNEGRDLAREGNEIIRAACKWSHELAAACEVWKAIKFEFEPVDTID from the coding sequence ATGCGCCAGAGAGACCGTTTTCTCTTTTGTGCCGAAGCTATTTATGAATCACAGGCCGAAACCGGTGAAATCAAGGGGCATTACTTGAATGCGGTTGCGGGTACATGTGAAGAAATGATTAAGAGAGCTGTATTTGCAAGAGAATTAGGGGTTCCTAATGTAATGCATGACTACTTAACTGGGGGATTCACCGCAAATACTACTTTGGCTCATTATTGCCGCGACAATGGCCTACTTCTTCACATTCACCGTGCAATGCATGCAGTTATTGATAGACCGAAAAATCATGGTATGCATTTCCGTGTATTAGCTAAAGCATTGCATATGTCTGGTGCAGATCATATCCACTCCGGTACAGTAGTAGGTAAGTTAGAAGGGGAACGCAAAATGACTTTAGGTTTTGTTGATTTATTGCGCGATGATTTTATTGAAAAAGATCGTGCTCGCGGTATCTTTTTCACTCAGGACTGGGTATCCATGCCAGGTGTTATACCGGTAGCTTCAGGTGGTATTCATGTTTGGCGTATGCCAGCTTTGACCGAAATCTTTGGGAACGATTCTGCATTACAATTTGGTGGAGGAACTTTAGGACATCCTTGGGGAAATGCACCTAGTGCAGCAGCTAATCGAGTGGCTTCAGAAGCCTGCGTACAAGCTCGTAACGAAGGGCGTGATCTTGCTCGCGAAGGTAATGAAATTATCCGAGCAGCTTGCAAATGGAGTCATGAACTAGCCGCAGCTTGTGAAGTATGGAAGGCGATCAAATTCGAGTTCGAGCCGGTAGATACTATTGATTAA